A genomic region of Ictalurus furcatus strain D&B chromosome 29, Billie_1.0, whole genome shotgun sequence contains the following coding sequences:
- the LOC128604224 gene encoding gamma-crystallin M2-like, which translates to MRIYERDNFMGQMYEMTDDCDSFMDRYHWSNGCMSCHVMDGHWLMYEYPHYRGRMWYFRPGEYRNFRDYGGMRFMSMRRIMDSWYN; encoded by the coding sequence ATGAGGATCTACGAGAGGGACAACTTCATGGGTCAGATGTATGAGATGACGGACGACTGCGATTCCTTCATGGATCGTTACCACTGGTCCAACGGCTGCATGTCCTGCCATGTGATGGACGGCCACTGGCTCATGTACGAGTATCCCCACTACAGAGGCAGGATGTGGTACTTCAGGCCTGGAGAGTACAGGAACTTCAGAGACTACGGTGGCATGAGGTTCATGAGCATGAGGCGCATCATGGATTCCTGGTATAACTGA
- the LOC128604041 gene encoding gamma-crystallin M2-like, with protein MTMGKVIFYEDRNFMGRSYECTGDCSDMHSYMSRCHSCRVESGCWMVYDRTNFMGNQYFMRRGEYADYMNMWGWGNNCIRSCRMIPMHRGSYRMRIYERDNFMGQMYEMTDDCDSFMDRYHWSNGCMSCHVMDGHWLMYEYPHYRGRMWYFRPGEYRNFRDYGGMRFMSMRRIMDSWYN; from the exons ATGACTATGGGCAAG GTTATCTTCTACGAGGACAGGAACTTCATGGGGCGCTCCTATGAGTGCACCGGTGATTGTTCCGATATGCACTCTTACATGAGCCGCTGCCACTCCTGCAGGGTGGAGAGCGGCTGCTGGATGGTCTACGACCGCACCAACTTCATGGGAAACCAGTATTTCATGAGGAGGGGCGAGTACGCTGACTACATGAACATGTGGGGCTGGGGAAACAACTGCATCAGGTCCTGCCGCATGATCCCTATG CACAGAGGATCCTACAGAATGAGGATCTACGAGAGGGATAACTTCATGGGTCAGATGTATGAGATGACGGACGACTGCGATTCCTTCATGGATCGTTACCACTGGTCCAACGGCTGCATGTCCTGCCATGTGATGGACGGCCACTGGCTCATGTACGAGTATCCCCACTACAGAGGCAGGATGTGGTACTTCAGGCCTGGAGAGTACAGGAACTTCAGAGACTATGGTGGCATGAGGTTCATGAGCATGAGGCGCATCATGGACTCCTGGTATAACTGA